In Bacillota bacterium, the genomic window CCTGAACCAGGCCCAGGAGTACATTCTCCACGGGGCCGATGAGGTACTTATTATGCCGCCGCTGGCTGACGAGCAGCCGCTTTCTGCCTACGTCCCGGTTATTGCCGAGGAAGCCCGACAAAATGACCCGGATATTTTCCTGGTTGCTGGAACTTCCCAGGGCAAAGAGATGGCGGCGCGGATTGCTGCCCGGCTCAACACCGGCCTGGGCAGTGACTGCATTGGTTTAAACTTTGACGAAACCCAGCAAAAGTTAGTTATGGACCGGCTGATCTACGGAGGAGCGGCAGTGCAAACCGTTGTCTGTTTAACCTGCCCCCAGATGGCGACGGTCCCACCGCGCATGTTTGCTCCCGCTACCCCCCAGAACGGCCGGCAGGGAGTGGTCCGGGAACTTGCCCCACCGCCGCCGTCTGGCGTAAAAATACTCAGCCGGAAGCCCCGGGAACACGCTGCTGGGGACATCACGGAAGCAAAGGTGTTGGTTTGCGTTGGCCGCGGTTTTGAAAATCAAGCTGATCTGAAGCTGGCTCAGGAACTGGCGGAAACAATCGGCGGGGTAATCGCCTGTACCCGGCCGCTGGCCGAGGAATTGCACTGGCTGCCGGAACGGAGCTACATCGGTCTGTCGGGGGAAAAAGTCAAACCGGAACTCTACATCGGTGTCGGAGTCTCTGGCCAGATCCAGCACACCACTGGCATTCGTGATGCCAAAGTGATCTGTGCCATCAACCGTGACGAAAACGCGCCGATCTTTGATACCGCTGATTACGGGATCGTCGGTGACCTGTACGATGTCCTTCCCAAACTGACCGAGGAATGCAAAAAGGCTTTAGGGAAGTAAGGTGAGCTGAAATGGCGGCAGAAAAGTTTACTACTATCATCATCGGTGCGGGTCCAGCGGGGAGCACGGCCGCTTACCTCCTGGCCAAAGCTGGTCTGGATGTCCTTCTTATCGAGCGGGGAGAATCACCTGGCAGCAAAAATATGTTCGGAGGTCGGATGTACAGTTTTGCCCTGAACCGGATCATCCCCAACTTCTGGGAAGAAGCCCCGCTCGAAAGACCAGTTGTCCGCGAAACGGTCACCATGATAGCCGGGGATAAAAGCATTTCCTTAACCTTTCAGGAAGACAACTGGGCTACCCCTCCCTACCACTCCTTTACCCTCTTGCGGGCGGAATTTGATGCCTGGCTGGCCAGTAAAGCTGAAGAGGCGGGGGCCATGCTGGCCTGCAATATCCGGGTAGACGATGTGCTGCTGGAAAATGGCCGGGTTGTTGGGGTGCGGGCCGGCGACGACGAACTCCTGGCCGATGTCGTTATCGCTGCGGACGGGGCTAATTCGCTGATTACGGAAAAGGCAGGGTTACGACCGAGATTATCCCCGCGTCAGGTGGCGACCGGCGTCAAACAGGTGATCGAACTACCAGCAGAAACCATCAGTCAGCGGTTTCAGCTGACGGGAAATAATGGGGCTGCTCACCTCTTTGTCGGGTCCTGCACCCGGGGCATACAGGGCGGTGGATTCCTGTATACCAACAAAAACAGCGTCTCCTTAGGACTCGTGATTAATGCCGCTGAACTGCAGCGGTACCCGTATCAAATCAGTGAACTTTTAGAGGACTTTAAGGCCCAACCTTTCATCGCTCCCCTGATTGAGGGTGGGCGGGTCGCAGAGTATTCGGCTCATCTCGTTCCCGAGGCGGGTTTGCACATGATGCCGCGGCTGGTTGGTAACGGGATCCTGGTGGTGGGTGATGCCGCCGGCTTTGTACTCAACCTGGGCTACCTGGTGCGCGGGATGGACCTGGCCATTGGTTCAGGGGAAGCGGCAGCCCAGGCTGTCATGGAAGCTAAAGCCCGCCACGATTTCTCGCAGCGGGGGCTTAGCGTGTACCAGGATATCTTAAAAAAGAGTTTCGTTTGGCGCGATCTGGATTTTTATCACCAGGTGCCCCATTTTCTGGAGAATCAGCGCCTTTACCGCCTTTACCCGCAGCTGGCCACTGGGATTGCGGCGGAAATGTTTACGGTTAGCGATGCCCCGCCAGTCCACCTGCTGGGCAAGATCATGGCCCAGATCAAAAAATACCAGATTTCCTTAACGCAATTGGCCAGCGACGCCTGGAAAGGGGGCCGGGTTCTGTGAAGCGCCTGAGTACTGAACAGTTACTGTCGATCAATAAATTCTCTGTTGATGATGAGGCAAAGCACATTATTTTAGATAGGCAAATCTGCGGGCGGTGTGAGAGCAAACCCTGTCGTTTCGCCTGTCCTGCGGGCCTTTATTCGATCAAAGATGGTGAAATCAGTTTTGACCCCGTTGGCTGTCTCGAATGTGGTACTTGCCGTGTGGTTTGCTCTCACCCGGGAGCGATCACCTGGCAATATCCCCGAGGCGGATTTGGAGTTATCTACCGTTACGGCTAAAAAGAAGGAGATCTGGGGTATGGAATTAGAACAATGCATAAATTTTTTACTGACAAAGGTGCAACAATCTGTACATCAGCTTTTCAAGGCGGAGTT contains:
- a CDS encoding electron transfer flavoprotein subunit alpha/FixB family protein, with product MAGVWILADRREQTLELLNIGREIATRLGTRLVALVSADLNQAQEYILHGADEVLIMPPLADEQPLSAYVPVIAEEARQNDPDIFLVAGTSQGKEMAARIAARLNTGLGSDCIGLNFDETQQKLVMDRLIYGGAAVQTVVCLTCPQMATVPPRMFAPATPQNGRQGVVRELAPPPPSGVKILSRKPREHAAGDITEAKVLVCVGRGFENQADLKLAQELAETIGGVIACTRPLAEELHWLPERSYIGLSGEKVKPELYIGVGVSGQIQHTTGIRDAKVICAINRDENAPIFDTADYGIVGDLYDVLPKLTEECKKALGK
- a CDS encoding NAD(P)-binding protein; this translates as MAAEKFTTIIIGAGPAGSTAAYLLAKAGLDVLLIERGESPGSKNMFGGRMYSFALNRIIPNFWEEAPLERPVVRETVTMIAGDKSISLTFQEDNWATPPYHSFTLLRAEFDAWLASKAEEAGAMLACNIRVDDVLLENGRVVGVRAGDDELLADVVIAADGANSLITEKAGLRPRLSPRQVATGVKQVIELPAETISQRFQLTGNNGAAHLFVGSCTRGIQGGGFLYTNKNSVSLGLVINAAELQRYPYQISELLEDFKAQPFIAPLIEGGRVAEYSAHLVPEAGLHMMPRLVGNGILVVGDAAGFVLNLGYLVRGMDLAIGSGEAAAQAVMEAKARHDFSQRGLSVYQDILKKSFVWRDLDFYHQVPHFLENQRLYRLYPQLATGIAAEMFTVSDAPPVHLLGKIMAQIKKYQISLTQLASDAWKGGRVL
- a CDS encoding ferredoxin family protein is translated as MKRLSTEQLLSINKFSVDDEAKHIILDRQICGRCESKPCRFACPAGLYSIKDGEISFDPVGCLECGTCRVVCSHPGAITWQYPRGGFGVIYRYG